TGCCGTCGGCGAAGGCCCAGCGGGTGCGCGCCAAGCTGCGCAAACTGACCGCGCTGGGCGTCCAGCGCCAGATCGTCCGCCCGGAGGAGGTCGACTCGGCGCTGCGCCGCCTGCTGGAACTGCACCAGTTGCAGTGGCAGGGCCGGCAGGTGACCGGCGAGCACCTGCGCTCCCGTTTCTGCGAACACCTGGTCCGCTCGGTCGGGCCGATGGTGCGCTCCGGGGACGCGGTGGTCACCGAGTTCCGGCTGGACGACGACGTGGTCGCCGTCGATCTGACGCTGCTGTCGCGCCGGCTGGCCGGGGGCTATCTCTACGGCGCCCATCCGCGGTTGCGGGAGCGCAAGGCGGACGTCGCGGTGATGCTGCTCGACGCGTGCGCCGAGCACACCCGGGGCGGCGGGCGGGCCGCGCTGAGCCTGCTGCGCGGCAACGAGCCGTACAAGCACCACTGGCGGCCCGAACCGGTCGTCAACCAGCGGCTGCTGCTGGCCCGCCGGCGCACCGCGCCGCTGCTGTCGGCGGCCGTCTGCGACGTGGCCGCGCGGCGGCGGGGCAAGGAGCTGCTGCTCCGGCTGGAGCAGCGGCGGAAGGAGCGCGACGGTGGCGGCGGGTCCTGACGCGGGCCCGCCGCCACCGCACCGCGGTTCACCGGTTGCGCGACCACCAGTCCAGGCGGATGCACAGCTTGCCGCCGAGCCAGTACTCGACCCAGTCGCCGAGGTCCATCGGTGTGCAGTTCACCGGGGTCTCGGTCGTGGGCGGCTGCGGGGTGGGCTCGGTCGTGGGTTCTGTCGTGGTCGTCGGGGCGGTCGGTGTCGGGCTCGGCTCGTCCGTGCGGCCGGACAGGAGCGAGCGGTAGACCGCGGACGACTGCGGGTTCTGCCCGCACTGCCACACGCCGTGCGGGCAGTAGTCGGTCACCGTGTTGTACAGCGGTTTGTGCTCGTCCATCCAGGCGAGCATGCGCCGCATGTATTCGGCGTTGTCACCGTTGCGGAAGAGTCCCCATTCGGGATAGGAAATGGGTTTCCCGTGGGCTTTGGCGAATTCCACGTGTTCCTGGAGCCCGTAGGGTTCTTTCACCTGCTCGTCGAAGGACAGGCCGGTCGGCTGGTCGTAGGAGTCCATACCGACGATGTCGACGGTGTCGTCCCCCGGATAGCACCGGGTCCAGGGAACGGCGTCCCTGCCGCGGGTCGGCGTGAAGTCGAACCGGAATTTCTGGCCCGGCACCGAACGCATCGTGGAGACGATCCTGTTCCAGTACATCTTCCAGGCCTCCGGGTCCGGCCCGCACCGATGGGTGTACGTGATGCCGTTCATCTCCCAGCCGAGCACGATCACCGTGTCCGGCACCTCCAGTGCGACCAGCCGTTCGGCGAGAGCCCTGAAGTGGTGATCGAACTCCCCGGCCGCGCCCTGCCGCAGCAGCCCGCGCACCTCGGCGTCGGACACGCCCTCCTCGTTGCGCTCCATCATGGGCACGTTGAGGACGAGCATCCGGTCGTCCTTCTCCAGCCGCCAGTCCGCCCACACGTCGAGGAAGCCGGGCGGGCCCTCGATGTTGCGCCAGCGGTCGCCCGGCAGGTAGGTGTGGCCGACGCGCAGTTCGGCGCCGCCCAGCCAGTCGCTGAGCTCGGCGATCCGGGCCACGCCCCGGGCGCCGTAATCGAGGTAGGCGCCGAAGGCGGGGGCGACCTTCGCGGGCAGGGTGGACGGGGAGGCGGGGACCGGGGTGGGCGACTCCGCGGGGGTCTCCGGGGCCACCGGGACCGCTGGTGTCACCGGGGTCACCGGTGCCGCCGGGGTCGCGCTCGGCACGGGGGCGAACGGGTCGGCGTCCTCGGACACCGGGTCGGCCGCCGCGGGCGCCGGCTGGACGACCGCGGGCGCCGGGACGGTCGGGGTGGGAGCGGGAGGATCAGCGACCCGCACCACCCCCGCGCCCGCGGCGAAACCAGGTCCGGACGCCAGTGCGGCCGAGGCCGCGACCGCCGCCGCGACAACGGCCAGCCGTCGGGACCGCGCGCGGCGCTGTTGTGGAGCCATGCCTGCTCCTTTCTCCACTCTCACGTAACGCGCACTGCTCGCGCATTACCGACACTCAGTCATATGAAAGTCACACGAAAAGGAATCACGCCACCGCCGTTACGGCTTTCGAGTGCCTTGATCGCCCATATCGGTGACCTGAACCGAAGGACCCGGAGAAAAATGCCCGAGTCGCTGCTCGACACCCGCGTCCCCGCCGTTCTCCTGCGGATCGACCGGAATCCCTTTCACCACGGAACGCTGGGTGCCGTGCGCTCCCTCGGCAGAGCCGGCGTCGACGTGCACGTGGTCGCCGACTCGACGGGAAGTCCCGTACGCAAGTCCCGTTTCGTCCGCCAGTTGCATCCCCCGCCGCCGCCCGGCGCCACCCCCGCCGACATCGCCGCCGTCCTGCTGCGGGTCGCCGCCCGCATCGAACGGCCCGCCGTGCTGATCCCGATGGACGACGCGGGCGCGATCGCGGTGAGCCGGCTGCGCGAGGAGCTGGGGCCCGCCTACCTGCTGCCGCAGCAGCCCGGCACCGTGCCCGAACGGGTCGCCGACAAGGCGGAACTGGCCGATCTGTGCGCGGCGGCGGACGTGCCGCATCCGCTCACGGTCGTCCCCGACAGCGCGGCCCAGGCCGCCTCCGCCGCCTGGCGGCTCGGCCTGCCGGTGGTCGCGAAGTGGAGCCGGCCCTGGCTGCTGCCCGCCGGCTCGGGGCTGCGCAGCACGGTCGTGGTGCGCTCCACGCAGGAGGCGCGTGACCTGTACCTGCGCACCGAGGAGGCCGGCAGCCCGCTGCTGCTGCAGAACTTCCTGCCGCCGGCGCCGGACGGCGACTGGTTCTTCCACGGGTACGCCGACCGCACCGGCGCGGTCGGCGGCGGCGGCCCGGGCCGCAAGCTGTGCGCCTGGCCGCGCGGCGCGGGCCTCACAGCGGTCGGCGAGTGGACCGAGAACCCGCAGGTGCGGACGCTGGCCGAGCGGCTCACCGGCAGCCTCGGCTACCGGGGCATCTTCGACCTCGACTTCCGCCGCTGCGGCCTGACGGGCGACTACCACCTGCTCGACTTCAACCCGCGCCCCGGAGCCCAGTTCCGGCTCTTCGCCGACGGCGCCGGACTGGACGTCGTACGCGCCCAGCACCTGGACCTGACGCACCGTCCGCTGCCTGCCGGGGTGCCGCTGCCGGGGCGGGCGTTCGTGGTGGAGAACTACGCGCCGCTGGCCGCGCTGCGGCCGGCGCGGGCCGGCCGCGAACTGGCCTGGCACGCGGGCGACGACACCGCTCCCGGCCGGGCCATGTGGGGCCTGTGGGGCACCCACGTCGCACACCGGCTGCTCGACCGGGTCCGCCGGCTCGGCCCGGCGGGCGGGGCGGGGCTCCGCCCCCGCGTGATCCGCCAGGCGCCGCCGCCCCCGGTGTCCCTGACCGGCCTGACCGAACCGGCCGAAGCAGCCGAACCGACCGAACCGACCGACGACGAGAAAGCGAGCAGTTGCTGATGTACGACCTGCTGGTGGTGGGCGCGGGCCCGTACGGCCTGTCCATCGCGTCCCACGCCGCGGCCGCCGGGCTGAGCCTGCGCGTCTTCGGCCGACCGATGGCCTCCTGGCGCGACAACATGCCGGGCGGGATGTTCCTCAAGTCCGAGCCCTGGGCCTCCAACCTCTCCGACCCCGCGGCCCGCTGGCGGCTCGACGTCTACTGCGCGACCCAGGGCGTGACGGCCCGGCACGGGGAGCCGATCCCGGTGGAGATGTTCGCCGAGTACGGCCTGTGGTTCGCCCACAACGCCGTCCCGGACGTCGACGAGCGCACGGTGACCCGGATCGCGCCCCGGCCGGGCGGCTTCGAGGCGGTCACCGAGGACGGCGAGACCGTGCACGCCCGGACGGTCGCCCTCGCCGTCGGCGTGATGCCGTTCGTCGAGATCCCGGCGGCCCTGCGCGGCCTCTCCCCCGACCTCGTCTCGCACAGCAGCCACCACGGCGACCTCGAGCGCTTCCGCGGCCGGGACGTCACGGTCATCGGCGGTGGCCAGGCAGCCCTGGAGACGGCCGCCCTGCTCGCCGAACAGGACACCCGGGTAAGGGTGTTGGCCCGCGCCGGCCAACTGTGCTGGAACGACGTGCCGCCGCCCTGGGAACGCTCGTGGTGGCAGTCGGCCCGCTCCCCGCACAGCGGCCTGGGCCCCGGCTGGCGCAACTGGTTCTACGCCGAGCGCCCCGGCCTCTACCGCCGGCTCCCGGAGCCGACCCGGGCCCGGATCGCGGGGACAGCGCTCGGACCGGCCGGCGCGTGGTGGGTACGGGACCGGGTGGAGGGCTCCGTGGAGGTGCGCCTCGACCACGAGGTGACGGCGGCGCGGGCGGTGCCGGGCGGGGTGCGGCTGGAGGTGACGGGGGCGGAGCCCTTCGAGACCGAGCACGTCATCGCGGCCACCGGCTTCAAGGCGACCCGCGAGCGGCTCGGCCTGCTCTCCGGCGAACTGCGCGACGCGCTGGGCACGGTGGCCGACGGCTCCCCCGAGGTGGGCCGGGACTTCGAGTCGTCCTATCCCGGCCTGTTCATGGCCGGCCTGGTGACGGCGGCGGGCTTCGGCCCGGCGATGCGCTTCGTCCACGGCGCGACCTTCACGGCGGGGACGCTGGTCCGAGGCGTCCGGCGCCGGCTGCGCACGGGCGCGGCGAGCGGGGCGATCCCGGCGCCGGGCCGGCACGACGCGACGGAGACCGTGCGGGGTTGAGCGAGGCGGAGCGTGGGTGCCGGGCGCGAGGGCGTCCGGCACCCGCCGCGTTCACCGACCGGACGCCGCCCTGCCCCGCCGGTACAGCACGGCGCCACCCGCGATGAGCGCCGCACTGACCCCGGACGCGCCCAGCAGAGCCGCACTGTCACCACCGGTGTGCGCCAACTCCGGCGGCGTATGCCGACCACCCCCGTGGGGAGGCGTGGTGTGACCGCCACCGGGAGGGGGCGTGCTGCTGCCACCACCGCGGGGCGGGGTGGTGTGACCGCCACCGGGGGGCGGGGTCGTGTGACCCCCACCGGGAGGAGTACTCCCGCCGCCACCGGGGGGTGGGGTCGTGTGACCACCGCCGGGCGGAGTACTACCGCCACCACCACCGGACGGGGGCGTCGTGTGTCCCCCACCAGGCGGAGTGCTCCCGCCGCCACCGCCAGGCGGGGGCGTCGTGTGGCCTCCTCCACCCGGAGGCGGGGTCGTGTGGCCGCCACCTCCCGGGGGCGTGGCGTGACCGCCACCGGGAGGTGGAGTCGTGTGACCACCCCCGGGTGGAGGCGTGGTGTGACCACCGCCGGGAGGCGGGGTCGTGTGGCCACCGCCGGGGGGAGGCGTCGTGTGGCCGCCACCAGGCGGCGGAGTCGTATGACCCCCGCCGCCGCACGTGTCGCCGTAGCCCCCGCAGTCGTCACCCGGACCGTGGTCCCCGTATCCGTGGTCCCCGTACCCGTGGCCTCCGTACCCGTGGCCTCCGTACCCGTGGCCTCCGTATCCGGAGTCGCCGTATCCGGAGTCTCCGTACCCGTGGCCCCTGTGCCCGGAGTCCCTGTCCCCGGAGTCCCCGTAGCCGGAGTCCCCGTAGCCGGAGTCCCCGTAGCCCGAGTCGTCGTCGCCGTACGGGTTTGCGTGGGAGCGGTTCTTGTGGGTGTCCGCATGGTTGCCACAGGAGTTGCCGAACGCGGGGTTGAGCGCGGCGACGACGTCGACCGAGTTGCCGCAGGCGTTCACCGGTACGTGTACCGGGACCTCGACCTGGTTGCCCGACAGGGCTCCGGGCGAACCCTTGGCGGCCCCGTCGGCCTGCGAGTCGGCGAAGGCGTAACCGCCCCCGCACAGGGACAGAATGCTCGTCGCGGCGGCCGCCGCGACCATTCCCCTGCTCAGGGTCTGTCGCAATCTCGTTGTCTTCCTGCTTGAAGAAGTGGGAAGAGCCGGCCCTGGACCACGGGAAGTCGGTCCAAGGCCGGCCCTCGACCCAGCCGTACGGCTGGTGTGACGTGTCGTCAGTCGTTGACGCAGACGTTGCCGACGGTCGGGTTCAGCAGCGCGATGATGTTGATCGAGTTGCCGCACGCGTTGATCGGGATGTGGATCGGAGCCTGGACCACGTTGCCCGACAAGAAACCCGGGGAGCCGATGGCAGCACCGTGGGCGTCGGCGTCGGCGAAGGCCGGGGCGGCCCCGCCCAGCGCCAGGATCAGACCCGCGAAAACAGCAGCGCTCTTCTTCATGTCATTCCCTTCTCTGCGGTCATGCCTAGATGACGGTCGAAACCGAGCGAGCACAACTGGAACGGCTCACCATGACTCACAGACTGCAAACGAGAGATAGACAACCGAAGAAACTAAGGAACGTACGTCGCCAGGGAATTCACTCGAACGCCTTCATATAATTGACGCATCAGGCCCACTGGAGAAGAAACGCTTCGCCTGAGCAACTAGCCAAAATTGGCAGAATGTCAGTGGAAAACGGTGAACGAGCCGGTCCAACCAGTCCGCCGACGGCCCGCCCGCCGGAAGCGTGCGGGCCGTCGGCGGGCGATGCCGGTGAACGTCAGTGGTTGGCCACACCGTTGCCCGAGAGCGCCGAGATGTCGTCCAGGATGTGCGACAGGGGCTCGTCGCCCTTGGCCTGGGTGCTGTTCTCGACACACTGCTGGTTCTGCGGGGAGGACAGGATGTTGATGTCCTGGACCGCGACCGGGACCACGCCGAGGAGCGAGCCGGGGTTGACCTTGGCGGGCAGGCCGACGCACAGCTTGTTGAGGGAGCCCTGGACCAGCGTGGCCTGCGGGCTCATGTCGCCCTTGGTGATCGAGTTGCCGAACGCCTCGTGCGCGCCGTTGCCACTGGCGGAGGTGGTGCCGGCGTCGTCCCCGATGGCAAGCGCCTGAGGGGCGACCGCCGCGGACATACCGACGACGGAAGCGGCGACCGCCGCCACGGCCATTGCCTTCTTCAGCATTTCGCTATTCCTTTCCCTGTCCTGGCTCCGGGCCAGGACCATGTGCCTGCCACCGAACAACCGGATGCGTCGGGTTTGGTTGCGGCCCTTCACCCGATCGGTTTTTCCGACCCGCCGAAGGGAGTTCGCACCAATAGGCCATCGGAGTGAAGCAGAGCAACCAAACAGGGCGAGGGGAGTTAATCAGAACGCTCCGGTGGACGGGGTTTCTCACGAAGGGACTTATCAAGTGATCAAGAAGGTTCTGGCCACCGCCGCGGTCGCCGCCTCCGTCGTCGGTGTCTCCGCCGCCGCAGCAGCCCCGGCGCTCGCCATCGGCAACGACTCCGGCACCACCTCCGCCAGCGGCAACGGTGCCAGCCAGTCATTCGGCAACTCGGCCACCTTCGGCAACATGAGCCCCCAGATGGCACTCATCCAGGGCTCCCTCAACAAGCCGTGCATCGGCCTGCCCGCCAAGGTCAACCCCGGCTCGCTCCTCGGCGTGGTCCCGGTCGCGGTCCAGGACATCAACATCCTGTCCTCCCCGCAGAACCAGCAGTGTGTCGAGAACAGCACCCAGGCCAAGGGCGACGAGCCCCTGTCGCACATCCTGGACGACATCTCCGCGCTCTCGGGCAACGGCGCGGCCAACCACTGACCCGACGCGCTGAACGGGTTCTTTTCCTGAGCCCCGGGGTGGTTTCTCCGCCCGGACAGCGGGCCGCCGGATCATCGGCGGCCCGCTGTTCTAGCGTGCGGCGCGTGACGATGAAGAGAAACCTTTGGCCACGCCGCCTGGCGATTCCCGGAATCGTCCTGGCCGCCACCGGCGCGCTGCTCGGCAGTTCCGCGGCTCCCGGCCGGGAGCACGCTCCGCGCGCGATGAACATCCTGCTGATGGGCACCGACGAACGGGACACCATCACCACCGCCGAGAAGCACGCGTTCCACGCCGGCGGTCAGCCCTGCGGCTGCTCGGACGTCCTGATGCTGGTCCATCTCTCGGCCCGCCGGGACCGTGTCAGCGTGATCGGCATGCCCCGTGACTCGGCCGCGGAGATCCCGCCGACCCGCGACGAGGCGAGCGGCGTGAAGCGGCCGCCGCATCCGGCGAAGATCAACGCCGCCTTCCAGGAGGGCGGCCCCGGACTCGCCGTCCGGACCGTGGAGTCGATGACCGGGGTGCGCGTCGACCGGTTCGTCCAGGTGGACTTCCGGCGGTTCATGGACAGTGTGGACGAGGTCGACGGCGTCGAGGTGTGCACTCCGCGGCGGCTCAGGGACTCCGCGACCAAGCTCGACCTCGAGCCCGGCAAGCACCGGCTGCGCGGCGGGCCGGCGCTGCAGTACGTCCGCTCACGGCATGTCGACGACAGTGCCGACCTCGGCCGGATCCAGCGTCAGCAGCGGTTCCTCGTCCAGGCGTTGCGCGGGTTGCAGGCGCGCAGGCTGCTCAGCGATCCGGCGCGCACGGCGCATCTGGCGCGCACGCTCCTCGGGTCGGGCCCCCAGGGCTTCACGGTCGCCGAGCTCGCGGAGCTGGCGGCCCTGCTGCACCGGCTGCCGGCTTCGGCGACGGAGTTCACGACCGTGCCGATCGCCGGGTTCACCCCGCCCGACCTGGGCATCGGCGCGGCGCTGGCCTGGGACCGGGAGCAGGCGGACGCGCTGTTCGCGAAGGTGCGCGAGGACCGGCCGCTGGTCGCGAAGGGCGCGCAGTCCCTGCCGAAGGACCCGCCGACCGTCCTCGGCAGCACGGCCGCGGTGCGCGGGAGCGCGTACGCGTGCCGGTGAGGGGCGCACGGCCGTCGGGCGCGATGCGCTACGCCGATCGGGGCACAGCACGCAACCCCGGGCGGGGGCGGGGCGTTGATGATCACGCAGCTCCTCCCCCGGAGTCCGCATTTCGAAAGGGAACGAACATGAAGAAGCTGTGGGCATCCGCGGCCCTCGCCGCCTCCATCGCCGGTCTCGCGGGTGTGAGCGCCCCGCAGGCCCTCGCCATCGGTGACGACAGCGGCACCACCTCCGCCAGCGGCAACGGCGCCTCGTCGGAGTTCGGCAACTCCGCCACCTTCGGCGACTTGAGCCCGCAGTTCTCGCTGGTCCAGGGTTCGCTGAACAAGCCGTGCATCGGCCTGCCCCTCAAGGCGAACGCGGGCGGGGTTCTCGGCGTGGTCCCGGTCACCCCCCAGGACATCAACGTCCTGTCCTCCCCGCAGAACCAGCAGTGTGTCGAGAACAGCACCCAGGCCAAGGGCGACGAGCCCCTGTCGCACATCCTGGACGACATCTCGGTCCTGGCGGGCAACGGCGCGGGCAACGGCTGAGCCACACCCTGACGTACCGCGACGGCGGGTCACCGGTTCTCCGGTGACCCGCCGTTTCGTGCGCGGCCTACGACACCACGTCCTTGCGGGCGAAGCCGCGGAAGGCCAGGGCGAACAGGATCAGGGCGTAGGTCACGGAGACGGCGGTGCCCTGGATCATGCCGGACCACTCGGGGGTGGGCTGGACGGCGTCGGCCCAGGCGAACTGCCAGTGCGCGGGCAGGAAGTCGCGCCAGTCGCCGAGAGCGGTGACGGCGTCGAGGACGTTGCCGACGATGGTCAGGCCGACCGCGCCGCCGACCGCGCCGAGCGGGGCGTCGGTCTTCGTCGAGAGCCAGAACGCCAGCCCCGCGGTGACCAGTTGGGAGACGAAGACGTACCCGACGACGATCACGAGGCGCCCGGCCGCCGTGCCCGGGGCGAGGGCGCCGCCCGTGGGGAGTTCCAGCGGGCCCCAGCCGTAGGCCGCCGTGCCGACGGCGAGGGCGACGACCGGGAGCAGGACCATCGCGGCGAGGCTGAGGCCGAGGCCGACGACGAGCTTGGACCACAGCAGGCGGGCCCGGGGCACGGGTGCGGCGAGGAGGTAGCGCAGGGAGGACCAGCCGGCCTCCGAGGCGACCGTGTCGCCGCAGAACAGGGCGACCGGGATGACGAGGAGGAAGCCGGCCGACACGAACAGGTTGACGGCGGCGAAGTTGGCGCCGGACGCGGTCGCCGTGTCCATCAGGGTCACCCGGTCGTTGCGGCCGCCGGGCTCGCCGCCGATCGCGAAGGCGATGAGCAGGACGAACGGGAGGGCGGCGAGGATGCCGCCCATGATCAGCGTGCGGCGGCGCTTGAGCTGGCGGACCAGTTCGACGCGCAGCGGCAGCGTGCGGCCCGCCTGGTAGCCGGAGGCGACCTCGGTGAGCGTGCTCATGCGGAACCTCCGATCAGGGTGAGGAAGGCGTCCTCCAGGCGGCGGTGCGGGCCGACCGACGTCACGGGCACGTCGAGCCGGACGAGTTCGGCGACCAGGTGCTGGGCGGTGCCGCCGGTGTCCAGGCGGATCAGCAGGCCGTCGTCGGCGGGGACCGCGGAGGCCACGCCGGGCAGGGCGGCGATCTTCTCGGCGAGCGGCTCGTCCACGGGGGCGGCGGTGCCGACGAGGAGGGTGTCGCCGGAGCCGACGATCTCGGCGACCGGGCCGGCCTGGACGAGCTTTCCGCGGTCCATGACGACGAGGTGCGTGCAGGTCTGCTCGACCTCGGTCAGGAGGTGGCTGGAGACGATCACCGTGCGGCCGGCGGCCGCGTAGCGGATCATCACCTCGCGCATCTCGCGGATCTGCGGCGGGTCGAGGCCGTTGGTCGGCTCGTCGAGGATGAGCAGGTCCGGGAGGCCCAGCATGGCCTGGGCGATGGCCAGGCGCTGGCGCATGCCCTGGGAGTAGGTGCGTACCGCGCGGGCGAGGGCGTCGCCGAGGCCGGCGATCTCCAGGGCCTCCGCGAGGTGGGCGTCGGCGGCCGGGCGGCCGGTGGCCTGCCAGTACAGCTCCAGGTTCTCCCGGCCGGACAGGTGCGGGAGGAAGCCGGCGCCCTCGACGAAGGAGCCGACGCGGGAGAGGACGGGGGCGCCGGGGCGGATGGCGTGGCCGAAGACGTGGATCTCGCCGGCGTCGGGCCTGATCAGGCCCATCAGCATGCGCAGGGTGGTCGTCTTGCCCGCGCCGTTCGGGCCGAGGAGGCCGAGGACCTGGCCCTGCTCGACGCGGAAGGAGAGGTCGCGGACGCTGTAGCGGTCGCCGTTCGCGTACTTCTTGCTCAGGTCGGTGATCTGGAGCGGGACGCCGGCCAGCTCCGGGTCGGGGGCGGGGGTGGCGGTGCGGCGGCGGGCCGTCAGGAGCAGGGCGAGCGCGATCGCCGCGCCGGTGAGGGGCAGCCACCAGACCCAGGACGGGAGCTGGGCCGCCGCTGTCGTCACGGCGGGGGCGGTGGGGACCTCGAGGTCGCCCTTCACGGAGACGGTGTACGTCGCCGGGGTCAGCGGGGAGGCGTAGCCGAGGTCGGTGGAGGCGAGGACCAGGCGCAGGCGGTGGCCGTCGTCGACCTTGTGGTCGATCGCCGGGAGCGTGATCGGGACGTCCTTGCCCGCCTTGGCGCCCTCGACGCGGACCGGGGCGACGAGCTGGGAGGGCAGCACCTGCCGGGCGCCGTCGGCGCCGACGTCGTAGACCTTGGCGAAGAGGACGGCCGTGTCGGACGTCGATTTCACGTGGACGGTGACCGTCGGGGAGCCGGTGACGCGCAGGTCGTCGGTGACCGGCGCGGATTCGAACGCGGCGTACTGGCCGGGGAAGTCGAGGGAGACGCCGACGCCGAGGGCGGAGAGCTGGGAGAGGCCGCCGCCGCCGAGGCCGGGCAGGGCGGAGACGGCGGGCGGGCTGGCGCCGGCCGGGTTGGCGAAGGACTGCTCCTCGCGGCGGCCGGTCAGCGCGAACGCGCGCTCGCCGCTCTCCAGGCCGGGGTAGCTGTCCGCGCTCGCGCCCCGGAGCCGGGCGGCGCCGTCGGTGGAGTCGACGCCGCCGGTGCGGGTGACGCGGAAGGCGGGGCCGGTGTCGGCGGACTTGTCGTCCTTGAGGTAGCGGTCGAACCAGGACCGCACCCGGGTCTGCACGCGCGCGGTCTCCAGGTCGCCGCCGTCGTGGCCGCCCGCGATCCAGTCGACGTCGACGGGCGCGCCGTTCGCGCGGATCGCCTTCTCGGCGGCGTCGGACTGGGCGAGGGTGAAGAGGGAGTCGGTCTGGCCCTGGATCAGGAGGGTGGGGACCTTGATGCGGGCGGCGACGGCGGACGGCGAGCGCGCTTCGAGGAGCGCGCGGGCGGCGGCGTCGGGGGTGCCGGACTCGGCGACGCGCTCGTACATCGCGGCCAGCGCGGGTTCGAAGTGGGCGGCGCCGCCACCGGTGTTGAAGAAGATGCCGGACCACAGCTTCTTGAAGACGCCGTCGGGGAACAGGGCGTCCGCGAGGTTCCAGTAGGTGATCGCGGGGGCGATGGCGTCGACCCGGTCGTCGTGGCCGGCGGCGAGCAGGGAGACCGCGCCGCCGTAGGAGGCTCCGGCCACGCCCACGCGCGGGTCGCCGGTCTTGTCGAGCTGGACCTGCGGCTGCTTCGCCAGCCAGTCGATCAGCTTCGAGACGTCGGCGACCTCGCCCTTCGGGTCGTTCAGCCCGATCCTGCCGGTGGACTCGCCGAAGCCGCGCGCCGACCAGGTCAGCACCGCGTAGCCGTCCCGGGCGAGGTTCTCGGCCTGCTGCCGGACGTCGTCCTTGCTGCCGCCGAAGCCGTGCCCGAGGAGAACGGCGGGGCGGCGGCCGGCGGAGCCG
The Streptomyces sp. NBC_01485 genome window above contains:
- a CDS encoding GNAT family N-acetyltransferase — its product is MKPTFTTELVTDEQAFAALAPAWGRLYQRCATATPFQSHAWLHSWWLSYGRPGRLRLLLVRDGAELVAAAPLTAVRRPLPALVPLGGAISDYGDVLVDDEHGERAVAALTEGLSAAARTALIDFREVRPGSAVEQVYERWHGPRRRVSDSVCLELPAVPMDELLARLPSAKAQRVRAKLRKLTALGVQRQIVRPEEVDSALRRLLELHQLQWQGRQVTGEHLRSRFCEHLVRSVGPMVRSGDAVVTEFRLDDDVVAVDLTLLSRRLAGGYLYGAHPRLRERKADVAVMLLDACAEHTRGGGRAALSLLRGNEPYKHHWRPEPVVNQRLLLARRRTAPLLSAAVCDVAARRRGKELLLRLEQRRKERDGGGGS
- a CDS encoding glycoside hydrolase family 26 protein, whose amino-acid sequence is MAPQQRRARSRRLAVVAAAVAASAALASGPGFAAGAGVVRVADPPAPTPTVPAPAVVQPAPAAADPVSEDADPFAPVPSATPAAPVTPVTPAVPVAPETPAESPTPVPASPSTLPAKVAPAFGAYLDYGARGVARIAELSDWLGGAELRVGHTYLPGDRWRNIEGPPGFLDVWADWRLEKDDRMLVLNVPMMERNEEGVSDAEVRGLLRQGAAGEFDHHFRALAERLVALEVPDTVIVLGWEMNGITYTHRCGPDPEAWKMYWNRIVSTMRSVPGQKFRFDFTPTRGRDAVPWTRCYPGDDTVDIVGMDSYDQPTGLSFDEQVKEPYGLQEHVEFAKAHGKPISYPEWGLFRNGDNAEYMRRMLAWMDEHKPLYNTVTDYCPHGVWQCGQNPQSSAVYRSLLSGRTDEPSPTPTAPTTTTEPTTEPTPQPPTTETPVNCTPMDLGDWVEYWLGGKLCIRLDWWSRNR
- a CDS encoding carboxylate--amine ligase — encoded protein: MPESLLDTRVPAVLLRIDRNPFHHGTLGAVRSLGRAGVDVHVVADSTGSPVRKSRFVRQLHPPPPPGATPADIAAVLLRVAARIERPAVLIPMDDAGAIAVSRLREELGPAYLLPQQPGTVPERVADKAELADLCAAADVPHPLTVVPDSAAQAASAAWRLGLPVVAKWSRPWLLPAGSGLRSTVVVRSTQEARDLYLRTEEAGSPLLLQNFLPPAPDGDWFFHGYADRTGAVGGGGPGRKLCAWPRGAGLTAVGEWTENPQVRTLAERLTGSLGYRGIFDLDFRRCGLTGDYHLLDFNPRPGAQFRLFADGAGLDVVRAQHLDLTHRPLPAGVPLPGRAFVVENYAPLAALRPARAGRELAWHAGDDTAPGRAMWGLWGTHVAHRLLDRVRRLGPAGGAGLRPRVIRQAPPPPVSLTGLTEPAEAAEPTEPTDDEKASSC
- a CDS encoding NAD(P)-binding domain-containing protein; the protein is MYDLLVVGAGPYGLSIASHAAAAGLSLRVFGRPMASWRDNMPGGMFLKSEPWASNLSDPAARWRLDVYCATQGVTARHGEPIPVEMFAEYGLWFAHNAVPDVDERTVTRIAPRPGGFEAVTEDGETVHARTVALAVGVMPFVEIPAALRGLSPDLVSHSSHHGDLERFRGRDVTVIGGGQAALETAALLAEQDTRVRVLARAGQLCWNDVPPPWERSWWQSARSPHSGLGPGWRNWFYAERPGLYRRLPEPTRARIAGTALGPAGAWWVRDRVEGSVEVRLDHEVTAARAVPGGVRLEVTGAEPFETEHVIAATGFKATRERLGLLSGELRDALGTVADGSPEVGRDFESSYPGLFMAGLVTAAGFGPAMRFVHGATFTAGTLVRGVRRRLRTGAASGAIPAPGRHDATETVRG
- a CDS encoding chaplin family protein, with protein sequence MVAAAAATSILSLCGGGYAFADSQADGAAKGSPGALSGNQVEVPVHVPVNACGNSVDVVAALNPAFGNSCGNHADTHKNRSHANPYGDDDSGYGDSGYGDSGYGDSGDRDSGHRGHGYGDSGYGDSGYGGHGYGGHGYGGHGYGDHGYGDHGPGDDCGGYGDTCGGGGHTTPPPGGGHTTPPPGGGHTTPPPGGGHTTPPPGGGHTTPPPGGGHATPPGGGGHTTPPPGGGGHTTPPPGGGGGSTPPGGGHTTPPSGGGGGSTPPGGGHTTPPPGGGGSTPPGGGHTTPPPGGGHTTPPRGGGSSTPPPGGGHTTPPHGGGRHTPPELAHTGGDSAALLGASGVSAALIAGGAVLYRRGRAASGR
- a CDS encoding chaplin; protein product: MKKSAAVFAGLILALGGAAPAFADADAHGAAIGSPGFLSGNVVQAPIHIPINACGNSINIIALLNPTVGNVCVND
- a CDS encoding rodlin, yielding MLKKAMAVAAVAASVVGMSAAVAPQALAIGDDAGTTSASGNGAHEAFGNSITKGDMSPQATLVQGSLNKLCVGLPAKVNPGSLLGVVPVAVQDINILSSPQNQQCVENSTQAKGDEPLSHILDDISALSGNGVANH
- a CDS encoding rodlin → MIKKVLATAAVAASVVGVSAAAAAPALAIGNDSGTTSASGNGASQSFGNSATFGNMSPQMALIQGSLNKPCIGLPAKVNPGSLLGVVPVAVQDINILSSPQNQQCVENSTQAKGDEPLSHILDDISALSGNGAANH
- a CDS encoding LCP family protein, whose protein sequence is MKRNLWPRRLAIPGIVLAATGALLGSSAAPGREHAPRAMNILLMGTDERDTITTAEKHAFHAGGQPCGCSDVLMLVHLSARRDRVSVIGMPRDSAAEIPPTRDEASGVKRPPHPAKINAAFQEGGPGLAVRTVESMTGVRVDRFVQVDFRRFMDSVDEVDGVEVCTPRRLRDSATKLDLEPGKHRLRGGPALQYVRSRHVDDSADLGRIQRQQRFLVQALRGLQARRLLSDPARTAHLARTLLGSGPQGFTVAELAELAALLHRLPASATEFTTVPIAGFTPPDLGIGAALAWDREQADALFAKVREDRPLVAKGAQSLPKDPPTVLGSTAAVRGSAYACR
- a CDS encoding rodlin, coding for MKKLWASAALAASIAGLAGVSAPQALAIGDDSGTTSASGNGASSEFGNSATFGDLSPQFSLVQGSLNKPCIGLPLKANAGGVLGVVPVTPQDINVLSSPQNQQCVENSTQAKGDEPLSHILDDISVLAGNGAGNG